Proteins encoded by one window of Gammaproteobacteria bacterium:
- a CDS encoding protein kinase — MAKAIPAPHVSVFNLRPGRKIGRIYEVVNKLGAGWEGEVYRIREINTGIERAAKLFYPQRNIRNKASRFYAQKLHKLRQCSMLIQYHTEEVFAFKGLQITALISEYVEGDLLLDFVRAAPAGRLSAYRGLHLLYAIVKGIEEVHAMHEYHGDLHPKNIIVSRFGLRFHLKLLDFYHWHGSTKSNRQDDMIDVIRIFYEAIGGKRYYAKQPDAVKNICCGLKRSLILKKFRDIAQLREHLEMLEWDTY, encoded by the coding sequence ATGGCAAAAGCAATTCCTGCCCCTCATGTTTCAGTATTTAATCTCCGTCCCGGCCGAAAAATTGGCCGCATCTATGAAGTAGTGAATAAATTAGGCGCTGGCTGGGAAGGAGAAGTTTACAGAATTCGAGAAATCAATACCGGCATTGAGCGCGCCGCCAAATTATTTTATCCGCAACGCAATATTCGTAATAAAGCCTCGCGTTTTTACGCACAAAAACTTCATAAATTACGTCAATGCTCGATGTTGATTCAGTATCACACGGAAGAAGTATTTGCTTTTAAAGGGTTGCAAATCACAGCTTTAATATCCGAATATGTAGAAGGCGATTTATTGCTAGATTTTGTGCGTGCTGCGCCTGCGGGTCGTTTGTCAGCTTATCGAGGTTTGCATTTATTATATGCCATTGTTAAAGGCATTGAAGAAGTTCATGCAATGCATGAATATCACGGTGATTTACATCCTAAAAACATTATTGTTAGTCGATTTGGTTTACGGTTTCATTTAAAGCTGCTGGATTTTTATCATTGGCATGGCTCTACTAAAAGTAATCGCCAAGATGACATGATTGATGTGATACGAATTTTTTACGAAGCGATTGGCGGCAAACGCTATTATGCAAAACAGCCCGACGCGGTAAAAAATATTTGTTGTGGTTTAAAGCGCAGTTTAATCTTAAAAAAATTCCGTGACATTGCGCAGTTGCGTGAGCACTTAGAAATGTTGGAATGGGATACTTATTAG
- a CDS encoding arylamine N-acetyltransferase: MNTVSFPQIDYLARIGLDELPDDIHERLFALHTRQLYKLPFENLDIHLSREIKTDPLSLFNKLIYQVRGGYCFELNELLALALESFGFIVQRHIARVLYNNPWGASGPRTHQILFVTIDGQRWLTDVGFGGPGLRKPIPLIVDQIFEQFGDCFRFQQDGVNTVLQKESHGQWLDLYTFADETTLPVDFIMANHFTSTWPDSPFRKRRWLALAQSWGRITLINFNLTIYRDGNIENIILPPGEDYIQALQQYFGIRLDAQYSDFMSL; this comes from the coding sequence ATGAACACCGTCTCTTTTCCACAAATCGATTATTTAGCGCGGATTGGTCTCGATGAATTGCCCGATGACATTCATGAGCGTTTGTTTGCGCTGCACACACGTCAACTTTATAAATTGCCTTTTGAAAATTTAGATATTCATTTAAGCCGAGAAATTAAAACTGACCCGCTTAGTTTATTTAATAAATTGATTTATCAAGTACGCGGCGGTTATTGTTTTGAACTCAATGAATTATTAGCACTGGCATTAGAAAGTTTTGGTTTTATCGTACAGCGACATATCGCCAGAGTGCTTTATAACAATCCATGGGGTGCTTCTGGTCCACGTACGCATCAAATTTTATTTGTCACTATCGACGGACAGCGCTGGTTAACAGATGTCGGTTTTGGTGGTCCGGGTTTGCGCAAACCTATTCCTCTAATAGTCGATCAAATTTTTGAACAATTTGGTGACTGCTTTCGTTTTCAGCAAGACGGCGTTAATACGGTATTACAAAAAGAATCGCACGGTCAGTGGCTAGACTTATATACTTTTGCCGATGAGACAACTTTGCCGGTTGATTTTATTATGGCTAATCATTTCACTTCCACTTGGCCTGACTCACCTTTTAGAAAACGTCGTTGGTTAGCGTTAGCACAAAGCTGGGGGCGTATTACGTTAATCAATTTCAATTTGACTATTTATCGTGACGGCAACATAGAGAATATTATCTTGCCGCCCGGAGAAGATTATATTCAAGCATTACAACAATATTTCGGGATCCGCTTAGACGCACAATATTCAGACTTTATGTCACTTTAA
- the glmS gene encoding glutamine--fructose-6-phosphate transaminase (isomerizing) — MCGIIGAIAERDVTRILIEGLKRLEYRGYDSAGLVVLDDSNQLQRLRATGKVSVLADLLANNPVRGSIGIAHTRWATHGAPADRNAHPHMSAGRVAVVHNGIIENHEVLRERLIKDGFVFESETDTEVIVHLIEQQLRQSVDLVTAIRKTIVELKGAYAIGVVSSLFPEQLIAARKGSPLGIGLGIGEHFIASDVNALLPVTRRFIHLEDGDIAILTRNEIQIQNTQGQRVERRINESSLNSDAVSKGEYRHFMEKEIHEQAEAISSTLEGRLGETRIDPAIFGLKANELLKDVQHVHIVACGTSYHAGMVAKYWIEKLAGLPCQVEVASEYRYRDVVVPKNTLYVTISQSGETADTLAALRFAKTLGYRAQLGLCNVPESSLMREADLNLLTRAGPEIGVASTKAFTTQLTALLLLTCVLADKNPKIHEIIEQLRELPSLINATLAVNKTIEKVAERFVQKNNALFLGRGVMYPIALEGALKLKEISYIHAEAYPAGELKHGPLALVDEEMPIVAIAPAGDLLEKLKSNLQEVRARGGQLFVFVDSESDWKATEGIELTVIPHCGEWIAPIIYTLPLQLLSYHVAVLRGTDVDQPRNLAKSVTVE; from the coding sequence ATGTGCGGCATTATTGGTGCAATAGCAGAACGTGACGTTACGCGAATCTTAATTGAAGGTTTAAAACGCCTTGAATATCGTGGTTATGATTCTGCGGGATTAGTCGTGTTAGATGACAGTAATCAATTACAGCGCTTGCGCGCCACCGGTAAAGTATCAGTGTTAGCAGATTTGCTCGCCAACAATCCGGTGCGCGGTTCTATTGGCATTGCACATACACGTTGGGCAACCCATGGTGCACCGGCAGATCGTAACGCGCACCCCCATATGTCTGCTGGCCGAGTTGCGGTTGTGCATAACGGCATTATCGAAAATCATGAAGTCTTACGCGAACGCTTAATTAAAGACGGTTTTGTTTTTGAATCAGAAACTGACACCGAAGTGATTGTGCATTTAATTGAACAGCAGTTACGACAATCGGTAGATCTAGTAACAGCGATTAGAAAAACCATAGTTGAATTAAAAGGCGCTTATGCGATTGGCGTAGTTTCTAGTTTATTTCCTGAGCAATTAATTGCCGCCCGTAAAGGCAGCCCGCTCGGCATTGGATTAGGTATAGGCGAACATTTTATCGCGTCCGATGTAAATGCTTTATTGCCCGTCACCCGCCGTTTTATTCATCTAGAAGACGGCGACATTGCGATTTTGACGCGCAATGAAATTCAAATCCAAAACACGCAAGGTCAGCGCGTTGAGCGACGTATTAATGAATCGAGCTTAAATAGTGACGCGGTTTCCAAAGGTGAATATCGTCACTTCATGGAAAAAGAAATTCACGAACAAGCAGAAGCGATTAGTTCTACGCTCGAAGGTCGTTTAGGTGAAACGCGAATCGATCCGGCTATTTTTGGTTTAAAAGCCAATGAATTACTTAAAGACGTGCAGCATGTCCACATAGTTGCATGCGGTACTAGTTATCACGCGGGCATGGTGGCTAAATATTGGATAGAAAAATTAGCTGGTTTGCCTTGCCAAGTAGAAGTCGCATCTGAATATCGTTACCGCGATGTGGTGGTGCCGAAAAATACTTTATACGTAACGATCTCGCAATCGGGTGAAACTGCGGACACATTGGCAGCTTTGCGCTTCGCAAAAACCTTAGGTTATCGCGCGCAGTTAGGTTTGTGTAATGTGCCGGAATCTTCCTTAATGCGCGAAGCAGACCTTAATTTATTAACGCGCGCCGGCCCGGAAATTGGCGTGGCTTCTACTAAAGCCTTTACTACACAGTTAACCGCCTTATTATTATTGACCTGTGTGTTAGCGGATAAAAATCCCAAAATACATGAAATTATCGAACAGCTACGTGAGTTGCCAAGTTTAATTAATGCCACCTTAGCAGTTAATAAAACCATCGAAAAAGTCGCGGAACGTTTCGTACAGAAAAATAACGCACTATTTTTAGGTCGCGGCGTCATGTATCCGATTGCGTTAGAAGGCGCATTAAAATTAAAAGAAATTTCCTATATTCATGCCGAAGCTTATCCCGCAGGCGAATTAAAACATGGACCACTAGCTCTGGTTGATGAAGAAATGCCGATAGTCGCCATTGCGCCGGCCGGTGATTTGTTGGAAAAATTAAAATCAAACTTACAAGAAGTTCGCGCACGTGGCGGTCAGTTATTCGTGTTTGTTGATAGTGAAAGCGATTGGAAGGCAACCGAAGGTATTGAACTAACGGTTATACCGCATTGCGGTGAATGGATAGCGCCGATTATTTATACCTTACCGTTACAGTTATTGTCGTACCACGTTGCGGTATTGCGCGGCACCGATGTGGATCAACCGAGGAACTTAGCAAAGTCAGTAACAGTTGAATAA
- the secB gene encoding protein-export chaperone SecB: MSEPASSPQFSLQKIYLKDVSFESPNPLESFRLANQPPDVNLNMNTEAKQLKDDLHEVVLNLTITVKAKGSDTVLYLAEIKQAGLFSLSNFSDQERAYMSNVQCSNILFPFAREEIASLVAKGGFPQLLLAPLNFEALYNQHMRKMAEAERNNPSTAKH; the protein is encoded by the coding sequence ATGAGCGAACCAGCCAGCAGCCCGCAGTTTTCTTTACAAAAAATTTATCTTAAAGATGTATCGTTTGAGTCACCGAATCCATTAGAAAGTTTTCGTCTAGCCAATCAGCCGCCAGATGTTAATTTGAATATGAATACAGAAGCCAAACAACTCAAAGATGATTTGCATGAAGTCGTGTTAAATCTCACGATAACGGTTAAAGCAAAAGGTAGTGATACCGTATTATATTTAGCAGAAATAAAACAAGCGGGTTTATTTAGTTTGAGTAATTTTTCAGATCAAGAACGCGCCTATATGAGCAACGTGCAATGCTCCAATATTTTATTTCCCTTTGCGCGCGAAGAAATTGCAAGCTTAGTAGCGAAAGGTGGTTTTCCGCAGTTACTATTAGCGCCGCTAAATTTTGAAGCGCTCTACAATCAACACATGCGCAAAATGGCGGAAGCCGAGCGCAACAACCCCTCTACTGCAAAACATTAA
- a CDS encoding peptidoglycan DD-metalloendopeptidase family protein, whose translation MQKFGGVLAMMLLFSSTLYAANEPDQAKLKQVRQEIQQLSQNLSQQQTQRSNAAKQVRATELSLSNIRKNLRGLEKQSQRAEQKLQQLRKERGQLEAVRQQHQNQLGDMLRMAYMAGHDEQLKLLLNLQDPASVNRVLTYYNYLSNARLSAIKTTETNLIALRNNELAIKHTLADLTIIKTSQQKEKLALEKQLAIRNQAVSALSKEINTSKNQLARLRQDEQQLQKLLGSLKKLFADIPPKASINTKPIDFTKQKGQLGWPVKGTLLNRFGEAKGIGDLRWRGLRIAAPAGETVRAVSPGRVVFADWLSGFGLLLILDHQNGYMSLYAQNRELLKQSGDWVNVNETVGTVGDSGGQNQTALYFEIRHNGVPTDPIKWLNRQTKR comes from the coding sequence ATGCAAAAATTCGGGGGCGTTTTAGCGATGATGCTGTTATTTAGCAGCACCCTTTACGCAGCCAATGAACCGGATCAAGCCAAGCTCAAACAAGTGCGGCAAGAAATTCAGCAGCTCAGTCAAAATTTATCACAACAACAAACACAACGCTCCAACGCAGCAAAACAAGTACGCGCGACGGAGTTATCGTTAAGTAACATTCGTAAAAATCTACGCGGCCTTGAAAAACAATCCCAGCGCGCGGAACAAAAACTACAACAATTACGGAAAGAACGTGGGCAATTAGAAGCTGTCCGCCAACAACATCAAAATCAACTCGGCGATATGCTGCGCATGGCGTATATGGCGGGACATGATGAGCAATTAAAACTACTGCTTAATTTACAAGATCCTGCTTCCGTTAATCGCGTACTAACGTATTACAATTATTTGAGTAATGCGCGCTTAAGCGCGATTAAAACCACTGAAACTAATTTAATCGCATTGCGTAATAATGAGTTAGCGATTAAACATACTTTGGCTGATTTAACTATCATCAAAACTTCTCAACAGAAAGAAAAGCTCGCGCTGGAAAAACAATTAGCCATTCGTAACCAGGCGGTTAGCGCTTTAAGCAAAGAAATTAATACTTCTAAAAATCAACTCGCGCGACTTCGTCAAGATGAACAGCAATTACAAAAATTACTGGGCTCATTAAAAAAATTGTTTGCCGATATTCCGCCTAAAGCGAGCATTAACACCAAGCCAATCGACTTTACCAAACAAAAAGGTCAACTCGGCTGGCCAGTAAAAGGCACATTGTTAAATCGTTTTGGCGAAGCAAAAGGCATTGGTGATTTACGCTGGCGCGGTTTACGCATTGCCGCGCCGGCCGGTGAAACGGTACGCGCTGTTTCTCCTGGTCGTGTGGTATTTGCAGATTGGTTATCCGGTTTTGGTTTGTTACTGATTTTAGATCATCAAAATGGTTATATGTCTTTGTACGCACAAAACCGTGAACTGTTAAAACAAAGTGGCGATTGGGTCAACGTTAATGAAACGGTTGGCACTGTGGGCGACAGTGGCGGCCAAAACCAAACTGCTTTATATTTCGAGATCCGACACAATGGCGTTCCCACTGATCCTATTAAATGGCTTAATCGTCAAACAAAACGTTAA
- a CDS encoding NAD(P)-dependent glycerol-3-phosphate dehydrogenase, producing MSNASPNILVLGAGSWGTALAKLLTENNVETYLWTRDAAQAADMRTQRRNLKYLPEIVLPDALHISDDLNSVIQTSDIILFALPCAAFRDVLTQHAQIIKNKKGLVWACKGLEQNSLKRLDEVAREILGEQIPLATISGPNFAGEVARRVPTATTVAASSYVFAEQIVSYLHNDWFRAYSTDDLIGVQMGGALKNALAIAVGIADGLGLGANTRAALITRGLAEIVRLGVAMGGRTETFLGLAGMGDLVLTCTDDQSRNRRFGKLLAQGYTVEKAIHEIGQAVEGYKTAQSAHLLAKQLQIDAPIIEQTYQVLFENKPAQNAVRALLTRDPKPEHHR from the coding sequence ATGAGCAACGCCTCACCGAACATTCTTGTATTAGGCGCGGGGTCGTGGGGCACGGCTCTTGCCAAGTTGTTAACAGAGAATAACGTTGAAACTTATTTGTGGACGCGCGATGCTGCGCAAGCAGCAGATATGCGCACGCAGCGACGCAATCTAAAATATTTACCTGAGATTGTTTTGCCTGATGCTTTGCACATTAGTGATGATTTAAATTCCGTTATTCAAACAAGCGATATCATTTTGTTTGCGTTACCGTGCGCGGCATTTCGTGATGTATTAACCCAACATGCACAAATCATAAAAAATAAAAAAGGTTTAGTGTGGGCCTGCAAAGGCTTAGAACAAAATAGTTTAAAACGTTTAGATGAAGTTGCGCGTGAAATATTAGGTGAGCAGATTCCGCTCGCGACTATTTCAGGGCCTAATTTTGCAGGCGAAGTAGCGCGGCGTGTGCCTACTGCAACAACAGTGGCGGCGTCCAGTTACGTATTCGCAGAACAAATAGTCAGTTATTTACATAACGATTGGTTTCGCGCTTACAGCACCGATGATTTAATTGGTGTGCAAATGGGCGGCGCTTTAAAAAATGCGTTGGCGATTGCAGTCGGTATTGCCGATGGTTTAGGTTTAGGCGCGAATACGCGCGCGGCTTTAATTACACGCGGCTTAGCTGAAATTGTGCGTTTGGGCGTGGCCATGGGTGGCCGCACGGAAACATTTTTAGGCTTAGCCGGCATGGGTGATTTAGTTTTAACCTGCACCGATGACCAATCACGCAATCGTCGTTTTGGTAAATTATTAGCGCAAGGTTATACCGTTGAGAAAGCTATACATGAAATTGGCCAAGCGGTGGAAGGATACAAAACTGCGCAGAGCGCGCATCTATTAGCAAAGCAATTACAGATTGATGCGCCGATTATAGAACAGACTTACCAAGTGTTATTTGAAAACAAACCCGCACAAAATGCTGTGCGAGCGTTGCTGACACGAGATCCAAAACCAGAACACCACCGGTAG
- a CDS encoding rhodanese-like domain-containing protein gives MEHFPEFVINHPFLFGGAALALTFTLVAEFRARRGPKPLSTGEAVLLMNHQNAVVLDVREANEYSAGHILNAINVPFSALKERMPQLDKYKDKPIIVCCKGGTQGLTAAAQLKDAGFTQARYLKNGVFAWTTDNLPLEK, from the coding sequence ATGGAACATTTTCCTGAATTTGTAATAAATCATCCCTTTTTGTTTGGCGGCGCTGCTTTAGCGTTAACGTTTACCTTGGTGGCTGAGTTTCGTGCACGTCGTGGACCTAAACCCTTAAGTACCGGCGAAGCAGTTTTGTTAATGAATCACCAAAATGCCGTGGTGCTTGATGTGCGAGAAGCAAATGAATACAGCGCAGGCCACATATTAAATGCTATCAATGTGCCTTTTTCAGCGCTTAAAGAACGTATGCCGCAACTCGACAAATATAAAGACAAGCCGATTATTGTCTGTTGCAAAGGTGGAACCCAAGGCCTTACTGCCGCCGCGCAATTAAAAGATGCGGGATTTACCCAAGCGCGCTATTTAAAAAATGGTGTCTTCGCTTGGACCACTGATAATTTGCCTTTAGAGAAATAA
- the grxC gene encoding glutaredoxin 3: MARVIVYYTPSCPYCMRARQLFDAKGVNYEGIRVDTDPALRREMQQKSGRYTVPQIFINQQAIGGCDELYDLEAQGELDNMLAANTPN, translated from the coding sequence ATGGCACGGGTTATTGTGTATTACACGCCGAGTTGTCCGTATTGCATGCGTGCACGGCAATTGTTCGACGCAAAAGGTGTAAATTACGAAGGCATCCGAGTGGATACAGATCCTGCGCTGCGCCGCGAAATGCAGCAAAAATCCGGGCGTTATACTGTTCCGCAGATTTTTATCAATCAACAAGCGATTGGTGGTTGTGATGAATTGTATGATTTAGAAGCACAAGGCGAGCTGGATAATATGTTGGCCGCTAACACCCCTAATTAA
- a CDS encoding S41 family peptidase, giving the protein MKHSRLISGLALITILVGSMQMVLADTAAVASTKNNSGLYESVQDFANIMSLVKNNYVDEVDSKTLLENAIAGMLAGLDPHSAYLNKADFEELQSETTGEFGGLGIEISMEDGFIKVISPIDDTPAKRAGILPGDIIIRIDDKPIKGLNFNEAIELLRGKPGSTVTLTILRTNSDEPKKISLERAIIKSRSVRTKLIEKDFAYVRVAQFQSHTAADLEKGLTQLIKENKQPIKGLILDMRSNPGGVLQAAIDISDFFLDKGMIVSLKGRNINKNIEEYQAHAGDLLNGAPIVLLVNEGSASASEIVAGALKDHKRAVIMGQRTFGKGSVQTIEALGNGTAVKLTTARYYTPAGVSIQAHGIEPDIELKQLNVSVVNETLGSVHEGDLSRHLENLDDKKSKDDLKTNADLVESDFALYQALTVLKGMTLNTRNP; this is encoded by the coding sequence ATGAAACATTCACGACTCATTTCTGGTTTAGCGCTAATAACTATTTTGGTCGGCAGTATGCAAATGGTATTAGCGGATACAGCAGCAGTCGCTTCCACTAAGAACAACAGCGGCCTTTATGAATCAGTACAAGACTTTGCCAATATCATGAGTCTAGTAAAAAATAATTACGTTGACGAAGTTGATAGTAAAACATTATTAGAAAATGCGATCGCCGGCATGTTGGCAGGTTTAGATCCGCACTCCGCGTATCTTAATAAAGCAGACTTTGAAGAATTACAAAGTGAAACCACCGGTGAATTTGGCGGACTCGGCATTGAAATCAGTATGGAAGACGGATTTATTAAAGTTATTTCACCGATTGATGATACCCCTGCAAAACGCGCCGGCATTCTTCCCGGCGATATTATTATTCGCATCGATGATAAACCTATTAAAGGTTTAAATTTTAATGAAGCGATTGAATTACTGCGCGGCAAACCTGGCTCCACCGTGACGTTGACTATTCTGCGCACCAACAGCGACGAGCCTAAGAAAATTTCCTTAGAGCGCGCCATTATCAAATCACGCAGTGTGCGTACTAAATTAATAGAAAAAGATTTTGCTTATGTGCGTGTTGCGCAGTTTCAATCGCACACCGCTGCAGATTTAGAAAAAGGTTTAACGCAATTAATTAAAGAAAATAAACAGCCCATTAAAGGCTTAATATTAGATATGCGCAGCAATCCTGGCGGCGTGCTGCAAGCAGCCATTGATATTTCCGATTTCTTTTTAGACAAAGGCATGATTGTTAGTTTAAAAGGTCGGAACATTAATAAAAATATTGAAGAATACCAAGCCCATGCTGGCGACTTACTCAACGGCGCGCCTATTGTTTTATTAGTCAACGAAGGCTCGGCATCCGCATCGGAAATTGTTGCCGGCGCGCTCAAAGATCATAAACGCGCAGTCATTATGGGTCAACGCACGTTTGGCAAAGGCTCCGTACAAACCATCGAAGCCTTAGGAAATGGTACTGCGGTAAAATTAACCACCGCGCGTTATTACACGCCAGCCGGTGTTTCCATACAAGCTCACGGCATTGAACCGGATATTGAATTAAAACAGCTGAATGTTTCTGTAGTGAATGAAACCTTAGGTTCTGTGCATGAAGGCGATCTAAGTCGGCATTTAGAGAATCTCGACGATAAAAAATCTAAAGATGATCTTAAAACTAATGCCGATTTGGTAGAAAGTGATTTTGCTTTATATCAAGCACTTACCGTGCTTAAAGGCATGACGCTTAATACGCGTAACCCATAG
- a CDS encoding autotransporter outer membrane beta-barrel domain-containing protein: MNNNRLVIFIGSLITGSIITSPASATRTNEKFEDYMAKICVYSAEPITDPELFVFCDKAFPGSIYDGSASFSSATNPSSAAGLSSSIGGNQKEEVEKHLEQREKDATGSWGLLLAASNGEADRAETEFENAYGAKDSALILGLDYSPTSSFIIGFALGNSENDIKFTEIIGSSKSDNDSKTIYATWTPINELSFDIYKGRVSSSIDSTKYATFGSNIEGEITSSSTSEEDIAGLSINWDKTIAQFILGVFIAKDISETDIDPYSENGDTDLELSYGHQKYDSDLTSAGVKLGYIIGFDNVSLIPSVRFSKVQENKNDSQTIDAHLILLPDEAPFTLTTDAPDRDFYHSEFSLVLAFNNNSQLFFQYEKKSEHLYLEESAVNAGAVIAF; this comes from the coding sequence ATGAATAACAATAGGCTGGTAATTTTTATTGGGAGCTTAATCACAGGCAGCATTATCACGTCCCCTGCGAGCGCCACTCGCACCAATGAAAAATTCGAAGATTACATGGCAAAGATTTGCGTGTATTCAGCCGAACCGATTACTGATCCTGAATTATTTGTATTTTGTGACAAAGCATTTCCCGGCTCCATCTATGATGGTTCAGCTAGTTTTAGTAGCGCAACCAATCCAAGCAGTGCCGCAGGTTTGAGCTCTTCTATTGGCGGCAATCAAAAAGAAGAAGTCGAAAAACACTTAGAGCAACGAGAAAAAGACGCCACCGGCAGCTGGGGTCTCCTATTGGCTGCTAGCAATGGCGAAGCTGATCGCGCCGAAACTGAATTTGAAAATGCTTATGGAGCAAAAGATAGCGCGTTAATATTAGGACTTGATTACAGCCCTACGAGCAGTTTCATTATCGGTTTCGCCCTAGGTAATTCCGAAAACGACATAAAGTTTACTGAAATTATCGGTTCTTCTAAAAGCGATAATGATTCCAAAACTATCTATGCGACCTGGACACCCATCAACGAATTGTCTTTTGATATTTATAAAGGCCGTGTAAGTTCTTCTATCGATTCCACAAAGTACGCTACTTTTGGCAGCAATATAGAAGGTGAAATCACTAGCTCATCAACCAGCGAAGAAGATATTGCAGGTCTTTCTATCAATTGGGATAAAACTATTGCTCAATTTATTCTAGGCGTATTTATCGCTAAAGACATATCTGAAACAGATATTGATCCTTACTCTGAAAATGGCGACACTGATCTAGAACTAAGTTATGGTCACCAAAAATATGATTCCGATCTTACTAGCGCGGGGGTTAAGCTTGGTTACATCATAGGCTTCGATAATGTATCGCTCATCCCTTCTGTGCGTTTTTCAAAAGTCCAAGAAAATAAAAACGACTCGCAAACTATTGATGCGCATTTAATATTATTACCAGATGAGGCGCCTTTTACTTTGACTACAGATGCGCCCGATAGAGATTTTTATCATTCTGAATTTTCACTTGTGCTGGCTTTTAATAACAACAGTCAACTGTTTTTTCAGTACGAAAAAAAATCAGAACATCTTTATTTAGAAGAAAGCGCTGTGAATGCCGGGGCAGTAATAGCCTTTTAA